Genomic window (Salinibacterium sp. M195):
GGCGCAGTGAGACCGAGGGGATTGCTCGGCGTTGTGATGACATTCTGATGTTGGACTCCAAGACCAGAGATGCTGAGTTCAATTGTGTCTCCATCGTGCAACCAGCGTTGCGGGGTCATCCCCATTCCGACTCCACTTGGCGTTCCGGTATTGATCAGATCACCAGGTTCGAGAATCATGAACTGACTGATGTACTTCACGATCTCAATGGGGTCGAAAATGAGGTCGGACGTCGAACCATTCTGGTAACGGTCACCGTTTACTTCGAGCCAGAGATCGAGATCCGAAATGTTCTCGAACTCATCAGCCGTAGCTAGCCATGGTCCGCAGGGATTGAAAGTGGGGGAGGATTTTCCTTTGGTCCACTGTCCACCGCGTTCGAGCTGGAATGCGCGTTCGCTCACATCGTTGCTCAGTACGTAGCCGGCAATGGCTGCGCGAGCAGCGTCGTCGCTGTCTAGGTAGAGGCTTCGGCGGCCAATCACGATTCCGAGCTCGACCTCCCAGTCTGTCTTCGATTCACCGCGAGGTAGCCAGATGTCGTCGTCTGGGCCAACAAGTGTGTTTGGTGCCTTGGTAAACAAGATCGGCTCGTCGGGTATCGGCATGTTGGACTCGATCGCATGCTTGCGATAGTTCAGTCCGACACAGATGATCTGGTGTGGGCGGGCGATTGGTGCCCCAATACGCTCGCCGCCTAGCCCTCGTGTCTCGCCAGCGGCGGCGCGCTGGTCAACTACGGCCCGCAACGTGTCAACTCCACCGGCGGCAAAAAAGGGTGCGTCGAAGTCGGTAAAGAGGTCGGAGACATCCACAAGCACGTCTTCGGCTACGCGAACCATGGGACGTTCCTGTCCAGGGGCGCCAACGCGCATGAGTTTCACAGTGTCACGTCCGCGGAGCTCGTCGGCTGCCCCAGGTAAACAACGGCCTCGATCTCAAACTGGAGGAATTCGAATCCCATCGCCACGGTCGTGCGAGCGGGGCGCGGGTGAGTGAACTCCGCCAGATACAGCTCGTTGAAGCGGGGCAATGCCGCCTCATCACGCACATAGGCTCCGATGCGCACGATGTCGGCCCGTGTAGCGCCGGCCTCGGCAAGCACGCGATCTAGACCGGCGATCGATTGAGCAAATTCTTCATCGAAGGTGCCGGGAATGAACTTTCCTGTTTCCGGATCAGTTGATGCCTGTCCGGAGATATACAACCAGTCTCCTGCTCGTACGGCTGGTGTGAGGGGGCGGTCGGGTTGGGCTCCAAAGTGAGTAATCACGATGTTGTTCCTTTCGAAGGGGGCGTCAGAGTCAAGATAGGAGGGAAGGGGGGCGTTCGCCGCGGTCGAAGGCGGCGATTGCTGCCTGGAGGTGCGCGGAGGCGCCACCGAGCACTGCAGCGCCGTGTCCGGCGAAAAGCTGGTCAATGCCGAGGGAGGCAACAGCGCGGATGCTTCGCTCGGACTCTATTAAATCGGCATCGGGGGTGGCCAAGTGGGCAATCCGGCCTTGAGGAAATACGAGGTCTCCGCTGAACAGGCCGCGCCCGCTTGGTGTCTCCGCGACGAATACCATGTGGTCTGCGCTGTGTCCGGGCGTCGCCATTGGAGTTACCCGCACGTCACCGATATCCAGCGGGCTCGTGATCGTGGTGGCGGCCACAGCTTCTAGCCGCTGATCGGCCGGGTAGACGCCTTCTCGGCGAGCACCGGGAAGCCCGATGGTTTCTTCATCGCCCGTGCGAATAATTTCCGCACAGCGTGCGCTAGCGAGTACGGGCGCGTCAAAGGCCCGAGCGAGCGTCGCCGCTCCGCCCGAATGGTCGACGTGGCCGTGAGTGACAAGAATTGCCCGGAGCTGGGCCCCGTCGAGGAGTCGCTCAGCCCGCGAGACGAGGGCGTCGGAGGAGCGGCCCGCGCCGGTGTCGATGATGATCGCCTCGCCACGAGAGTGGATGATGTAGGCGTTGCCATCCCAGTAGTCACTGATGCCAAAGCCAAGGTAGCCGCTGGCCAGCAGGGAACACTCCGCTGTCAATCTCATGCTGACCCGTCATGGGCGAGGTGATCGGTGCTGACGGTTGCTTGCTGATAGTGGAGGCGGCCCAGCAGAGAATCAGTCTCTCCCGGTGTTCCGGCAAAAATGAAGTGGTCGCTGTATCGCGCCCAGCCCGCACGAAGTGCGGCAGCGCCCTTAAGCAGCAGGGCGTCATAGTCAGCGGGATCGATGCCCAAGGCCGTGAACATTCCAGGATCGTTCGGCTGCACCGGGCTCCCCTGAATCACGATATCGAGCGCGCCCATCCGCACCCACGCTGCGCCCTTCATGTCCACAACGGTACCGGTGGACATGGGGCCAGTGTTGACGAATTTGCCGTCGGTGACGTTCAACACTTCTGGGCTGCCTTGCAACGGTTGACCTGATCGATCAGAGGCAAAGCCCCCGAGTTCACGAAGTGGATCTCCCTCGCAATTGCGCAGCATGGCAAGGGCGGCGGGGTCGAAGATGGTCGTGAGAAAACGCCCCTGGCCGTGAAGCTGCGCCGCGTGGGCCAGCCAGGTGGTGTCTCCGCTCGCGCCGCCGTTGATGTTGTCGCCTGTGTCGGCGATCGTCACCGGTCGCCCTTCAGCGCGCAACGTCGCTGCTCGCTCGACGGCGGCTGTCGCATCAGGATAGTCCGCGGCAAACTTCGTTGCGCTGGCTTCAGCCAGTTGGTGCAGGGCTTCGACGACTCGTTCTGCAGCCTCGGCACGGTCGGGCGGGCCCGAGGCAAGAAAACCCATTCCCGTGTGCCGGGTATCTGAATAGGCGTAGCCAGCGAGTACTGTCACATCGAGCAGCGACTCTTTCTCCTGCAAAGATCGAGCTGTGTCGATGAGTTCACGTAGAGGGGAGTCCTGAGTGCTCTGGGCCGCCGGCGGTGCGACGATGGACAGTCCACGGTGTGCTCGGTAAGGCACAGGATCACCGCTCAGAATCCCGGCGAGGGCGGATGCTGCATCGCGGCCGCGATCATACGTGTCCACGTGCGGATTGGTCTTGTATCCGATGAGGATCTCAACATCGTGCAGGCGCTGATGGGCAAAGTTGGTATGAAGGTCGAGTACCGCGGCAATCGGCACTCCCGCGGCCCGAGAGCGGATCACGGCGACGATCTCCTCTTCAGCATCGCCGACGCCATCAGCCACGAAATCTCCGTGTAGTTCGAGCAGGATGCCGTCGAGTTGTTCAGCCCCGTCGAGTGCTGTTGCCACAGCTGTGAGGATGCTGTCGAATACAGTCGCCTCGACGGTCCCAGAGGGGGTTGCGAAGGTGGCAAATAGTGGCACGATGTCGAGCTGCTTCTCGCGAGCGCCATCGAGAAAGCCGCCACAGACGGTGCGGGTGTCCTCGAACGCGTCAAGCACTTCGTCGCCCACATACCAGCGATGTGCGAACTCCTTTTTACCGGTGCGCAGGGGGCTGAAGGTATTGGTTTCGTGGTAAACCCCGAGAACCCCGACGCGAAATCTCGAGGTCACGCGCTCTCAAGCGCCGTGAGCGCTTCGTCGAATATCCCGATCGTGTGATCGATTTGAGCTTCGGTGTGGGCTGTCGAGAGATACCAGCGACCGCCGGCGACCGCGAAGATCCCCCGGCGAAGAAGTTCGAGGAGAAGCTTGGCGTAGCTCTCCTGGTCCGTCTTCTGAAAGTCGGAGAAGTCTTCGACGGTCGGGAGGCCGAGGGTGACCTGAACAACGGGGCCGACCTGATTCACGGCGCCCGTCATATTATGCGCAGCGAGGGCGTCACGAAAGCCGTTCGCTAGTCGTGCGCTAAGGGTTTCAAAACGCTCGTAAACCCCGGGCTTGCTGAGCTCGTCGAGGGTGGCTCCCGCCGCGGCAAGCACGAGGGGATTGCCGTTGTAGGTTCCGGCATGAGTGACACCGTTGAGGGTGAGGTCGAGCAGGCTTGCCTTTCCGAGCAGTGCTGCGAGGCTCAGTCCGCCCGCGACGGCCTTTGCCAAGATGATGATGTCCGGGGCCACGCCGTAGCGTTCCACTGCTCCGCCGAAGGCGATCCGTAGGCCGGTGATGACTTCGTCAAAGATGAGCACGACGCCGTGTTCGTCGCAGATTTCTCGCACGCGTTCGAGGAATCCCAGGGGAGGCTCGATGACGCCAGAGTTGCACAGTACCGGCTCGAGGAAGACGGCGGCAATGTCGTCTCGTTCGGTGAGCAACGTTTCAAGCTCTTCGGCTCGGCCCCAGTTGAGTACGTGCGCGAGTTCTGCCGAGCTTGTGGCTTGACCTCGGCTTTCCAGAGCGATGTCACTTTCGGCGCGGGGGCGGTAGCCCACCAGCATTGGATCTGACCAGCCGTGGTAATGGCCAGCGAACTTCACGAAATGCTCACGACCCGTCGCCGCGCGGGCAATACGCAGGGCGGAGAGGTTCGCCTCGGTGCCCGTGTTTGACCACAGCACGCGCTCGGCGCAGGGGAAAGCTTGGAGCAGTCGCTCGGCTATTTCAAATTCCAAGAGGTGACCAGATCCGTAGGTGGCACCCCGCGTGATCTGGTCTTGCACCGCGGCTACGAGCGCGGGATTGCCGTGACCGAGGATGTTGGGACCCCACCCGAGCACATAGTCGATGTAATCATTGCCATCGAAGTCGGTCAGGGTCGCTCCAGCCCCACCTGTAAAGAAGAGCGGATGCGGACGTGCCGTTGCCCGCAGCGCGGTTGCTACACCGCCACTGACAGAGCGAGATGCACGCTCCCACGCTTCGCGTGATTTCGGCCACTCCGAGATCACTTTCGTCTCTTCGCCGGTCGCAGTCATTCTCTCTCCTTAGCCCGGAAGGGCCGCCATACTCTCCGTATTGCCCAAGAGGCAATGTGATGTTCCGCACAAATACAGCGTTCGCACAACCCTGACGGGCCTACGAGCGGTTTCACGGTTAGTTTTATCTAGTAAGACTATCAGTTTCAACTAGTAAAAGTTTAGAGGGCCAGATCTGCGCTGTCAACGAGAATGGTCGTCCAGGCACGCTCGCGGACCGAGCGCGCGACTGCCTCAGCGACCGCGAGTGCGGCGATTCCGTCGTCGAGCGTGACGATAGGCTGCGCTCCGCCGGCGACCGCAACGAGATGGTCCGCTTGCCGGCGCAGAGCTTCGGCTGGAAGCTCCGCGCAATCGCGCACCTCTTCGTCAGCGCCAGCCCGCCGAATGCGAATCTGGCCACCGCTGAGGTCGGCAAAGAGGCTTCCCCCTGATCCAACGACATGGATCGTGCGCACGCCGACAGGCTCGACGTAGTCAAGATGAACCGCGCCG
Coding sequences:
- a CDS encoding aspartate aminotransferase family protein, giving the protein MTATGEETKVISEWPKSREAWERASRSVSGGVATALRATARPHPLFFTGGAGATLTDFDGNDYIDYVLGWGPNILGHGNPALVAAVQDQITRGATYGSGHLLEFEIAERLLQAFPCAERVLWSNTGTEANLSALRIARAATGREHFVKFAGHYHGWSDPMLVGYRPRAESDIALESRGQATSSAELAHVLNWGRAEELETLLTERDDIAAVFLEPVLCNSGVIEPPLGFLERVREICDEHGVVLIFDEVITGLRIAFGGAVERYGVAPDIIILAKAVAGGLSLAALLGKASLLDLTLNGVTHAGTYNGNPLVLAAAGATLDELSKPGVYERFETLSARLANGFRDALAAHNMTGAVNQVGPVVQVTLGLPTVEDFSDFQKTDQESYAKLLLELLRRGIFAVAGGRWYLSTAHTEAQIDHTIGIFDEALTALESA
- a CDS encoding MBL fold metallo-hydrolase; translated protein: MRLTAECSLLASGYLGFGISDYWDGNAYIIHSRGEAIIIDTGAGRSSDALVSRAERLLDGAQLRAILVTHGHVDHSGGAATLARAFDAPVLASARCAEIIRTGDEETIGLPGARREGVYPADQRLEAVAATTITSPLDIGDVRVTPMATPGHSADHMVFVAETPSGRGLFSGDLVFPQGRIAHLATPDADLIESERSIRAVASLGIDQLFAGHGAAVLGGASAHLQAAIAAFDRGERPPSLLS
- a CDS encoding M81 family metallopeptidase — translated: MTSRFRVGVLGVYHETNTFSPLRTGKKEFAHRWYVGDEVLDAFEDTRTVCGGFLDGAREKQLDIVPLFATFATPSGTVEATVFDSILTAVATALDGAEQLDGILLELHGDFVADGVGDAEEEIVAVIRSRAAGVPIAAVLDLHTNFAHQRLHDVEILIGYKTNPHVDTYDRGRDAASALAGILSGDPVPYRAHRGLSIVAPPAAQSTQDSPLRELIDTARSLQEKESLLDVTVLAGYAYSDTRHTGMGFLASGPPDRAEAAERVVEALHQLAEASATKFAADYPDATAAVERAATLRAEGRPVTIADTGDNINGGASGDTTWLAHAAQLHGQGRFLTTIFDPAALAMLRNCEGDPLRELGGFASDRSGQPLQGSPEVLNVTDGKFVNTGPMSTGTVVDMKGAAWVRMGALDIVIQGSPVQPNDPGMFTALGIDPADYDALLLKGAAALRAGWARYSDHFIFAGTPGETDSLLGRLHYQQATVSTDHLAHDGSA
- a CDS encoding fumarylacetoacetate hydrolase family protein, which produces MVRVAEDVLVDVSDLFTDFDAPFFAAGGVDTLRAVVDQRAAAGETRGLGGERIGAPIARPHQIICVGLNYRKHAIESNMPIPDEPILFTKAPNTLVGPDDDIWLPRGESKTDWEVELGIVIGRRSLYLDSDDAARAAIAGYVLSNDVSERAFQLERGGQWTKGKSSPTFNPCGPWLATADEFENISDLDLWLEVNGDRYQNGSTSDLIFDPIEIVKYISQFMILEPGDLINTGTPSGVGMGMTPQRWLHDGDTIELSISGLGVQHQNVITTPSNPLGLTAP
- a CDS encoding RidA family protein, with translation MITHFGAQPDRPLTPAVRAGDWLYISGQASTDPETGKFIPGTFDEEFAQSIAGLDRVLAEAGATRADIVRIGAYVRDEAALPRFNELYLAEFTHPRPARTTVAMGFEFLQFEIEAVVYLGQPTSSADVTL